A single window of Fischerella sp. PCC 9605 DNA harbors:
- a CDS encoding EAL domain-containing response regulator, with translation MTKILVIEDEKSVRENLVELLEAEDFETICAANGQVGLHLALTEAPDLILCDLMMPELDGYGVLTTLRQELLTATIPFIFLTAKATKSDFRQGMDLGADDYITKPFTRAELLSAIDSRLQKRFTLKQYFSDSLQPKAFSSEMLVVKSILHEAIEQGHFRQFYVEYQPQVDIASGQIIAAEALLRWQSPELGMVAASELIPLAESTGLIIPIGEWVLQSVCQQNKIWQDAGYSPLRIAVNLSAREFTQPDLSQKIVKFLAANNLEPDYLELELTESLIMQDVNTAIATMNELRSLGVKIAIDDFGTGYSSLMYLKKLPINKLKIDRYFIHNVVNDSQKAAITTALIQMGHNLNLQVIAEGVETEAELDFLRQYQCDAMQGFLFSRPLPVIEFQKFLLLEKLGNL, from the coding sequence ATGACCAAAATATTAGTAATCGAAGACGAAAAATCAGTACGTGAAAATCTTGTGGAATTGTTGGAAGCTGAGGATTTTGAAACTATTTGTGCTGCCAATGGACAAGTAGGTTTACATTTAGCTCTAACTGAAGCTCCTGACTTAATTTTATGCGATTTGATGATGCCAGAACTGGATGGTTATGGTGTGCTAACAACATTACGCCAAGAACTTCTAACAGCAACTATCCCATTTATTTTTCTAACAGCTAAAGCAACTAAATCTGACTTTCGTCAAGGCATGGATCTAGGCGCTGATGACTATATTACAAAGCCATTTACTCGTGCTGAATTATTAAGTGCGATTGATAGCCGCCTACAAAAACGATTTACTTTGAAACAGTATTTTTCCGATAGTCTGCAACCGAAAGCTTTTAGCTCAGAAATGCTGGTTGTAAAAAGTATTTTACACGAGGCTATTGAACAGGGGCATTTTCGACAATTTTATGTTGAATATCAGCCACAAGTAGATATTGCATCTGGTCAAATCATTGCTGCGGAAGCCTTATTACGTTGGCAAAGCCCTGAATTGGGAATGGTTGCTGCTTCAGAATTAATTCCGTTGGCAGAATCTACAGGTTTAATTATCCCTATTGGTGAATGGGTATTACAAAGTGTCTGTCAACAAAATAAAATCTGGCAAGATGCAGGTTATTCTCCATTGCGTATTGCTGTTAATTTGTCAGCACGTGAATTCACTCAGCCAGATTTGAGTCAAAAAATAGTGAAATTTTTAGCAGCCAATAATTTAGAACCGGATTACCTAGAATTAGAGCTGACTGAAAGCTTAATTATGCAAGATGTAAATACTGCGATCGCCACAATGAATGAATTGCGCTCACTCGGTGTAAAAATTGCCATTGATGATTTTGGTACAGGATATTCTTCTTTGATGTACCTGAAAAAGTTGCCTATTAATAAGTTGAAAATTGACCGCTACTTTATTCACAATGTTGTCAACGACTCCCAAAAAGCAGCTATTACAACAGCATTAATTCAAATGGGTCACAATCTCAATCTCCAGGTAATTGCTGAAGGCGTAGAAACAGAAGCAGAACTTGATTTTTTACGTCAATATCAATGTGATGCCATGCAAGGATTTCTCTTCAGCCGTCCTTTACCTGTAATAGAATTTCAAAAGTTTTTGTTACTTGAAAAACTCGGGAATTTATAA